DNA from Tachysurus fulvidraco isolate hzauxx_2018 chromosome 16, HZAU_PFXX_2.0, whole genome shotgun sequence:
TGTTGCTGAGCCATACTCCCCTGCCGGACGATATTACAACGAGCATGTTGTATATCCACTAGCCATAGTGGAGACGGCAACGAGCATGTTGCAGAGCATTTGCCGAGGCGGATCGTGAGAGGAACTGCGCATGTAGGCCGCAGCAGCCAATCGACCTACCcggcatgtctttggaccgggggaggaaaccggagtacccggaggaaacccccgaggcacggggagaacatgcaaactccacagaacccccaaccctggaggtgtgaggcaaacgtgcaaaccactaagccaccgtgccccccgttggatcgcagcagcagcgatgcGTAGGTGCACTCGAAGGTGAGAATTTAAAGTAGGGAAATTACGGAAGTTGTGCTGGATTGGTGCGCCTTGTGGAcagcttactgcgtggcctgcctgaactaacgcgatgcttggtttgtgttctctctggttgtgatgttatgaatcctcatgttctgtgttctctctggttgtAATGTTACTAAGcctcatgttctgtgttctctctggttgtgatgttactaatcctcatgttctgtgttctccctggttgtgatgttactaatcctcatgttctgtgttctctctggttgtgatgttactaatcctcatgttctgtgttctctcttcTATGTTTTCATCATAgcctgtgtttcactgtgtgacCATAGCCTGATTCAGACCTACTGATTCCCTGCTGTTCTTGACCTGTTGTAACATAGGTTTGTTCTGTATTTCATGTCTCTGTGTTCTGTAtttcatgtcttttattttgtaacctATTTCTTGTGTCTTGCTTACCTTGCCCTGATGTTCTCCTGCCTTGTGTATGTGTCATATTCCCATTGGTTGTTGTTAGTCATGTGTTCCAGTTCTTGTTTTTCATCGGttccctgtatgtatgtatttaaccCTGAGTGTTTCCTATGTTCTTTATCAGTTGTTGTTCCTTTATggcagtagtgtgtgtagttgtgtcaTTGCCGGTCCCTGGATTACTTTTTCggttaaataaaatctgtacaTGCACTTGGATCCTCGGCCTCATCGTTCTATGTTTGTTTCACCTGTCTTTGATCTTTCTTTGGATTTGTTTTCAGACATAATGAAAGATCTCCTGTACTTCTGTGCATATTGAAACcataaaaagggaaaaagtaacgggagaaggatgaagaaacacacacacgcactcttgCCTTCACTCATCTGTATCGAATGAACATTTAACGATGTATATAAGAAAACATACATTTCAACATTTGTGCACTCATCAGATTTAGAACCAAAGTCACAAACACCTTCTTAACGCTTTCTAAATTATCCTTTTAACTAACTTACCATATGTAATTtgaattgttttaaacaaagttatcaaatgacattttaaatactccttttttaaatgacttctCACATAACACTAGAATTAATTATACTGTTAACAGTGTTAATTGTCTCAGCATGACATAAGCTCACCCTTGTAGTGTTAAATACACAAACTTTACTGCAAAATATGTAATGTGAACGTAGCAGTAACTAACTTAAACACCAACGACAGAGTAAACACTCATAGTGTGGGACTACACATATTCTCAGTTCTCACAGAACTCTTTAAACAATGCAAAAATATCTTTTACTCATATAAAAGCACAAGAACATAACAAAGTGTATTATTAACATGGTGTTAAGCTCTACATTGCTTTACGAGTGGTGACTAccttaaaaagggaaaaagtaaCGGGAGAAAtatgaagaaacacacacatgcgctcTTGTCTTCACTCGTCTGTATTGAATGAGGAAGAGGCACACGCGCAAGCAATTCCACTCCCCCTACCGAAGCCCCAAGGCATCACCAACACATCGACAAGTAATCAACCCATACAGACAAGGATCAACATTATCTGCATTCCACTTCTTAATATTACTCGTCTAATTTTTAACAGTGACAAACTTAATACACATTCTAATACAACTATTAATATAACAGActattgtaaattaaataatgaattaaacacACTTGTCACATGCACATGTCCTACCTCTGGTCTTCTGCCAATTTGAAATAAACTAAACTTTAATATGAACTTAGAAAAACATTGTTTGAGGAATGATATACATTCAATACTTACATTATTAACTGAACTGTGATATGGTACTAACAGTTATCAGTTTTACTGCTGATCAGCACTGCTGAgggattttaatcacatttcttttgtcttagtgagtttatctacacatcagtaATGGAGCAGCATCTGTTTATACTCCTGTTTTTCACAGGTGAGGGAATATTTCATGGTAAAATGTTTTAGTATGAAATTATGCAATTAAAGCAgaaaattatagaaataatcattttattaagcAAAAATATTCTAGCAGGGCTAATGTtgcaaaaaatgtttaaaatttatcCACAGTTCCTCTCGTCCTGTCTGTCCCTCGTCAGAACTATCTGATCCAGCAGGGGAAAAACTGGAGTGATGCTCAGGCTTActgcagagccacacacactgacctggctaTCATTGACAGTAATGACAACATGGTCCGACTTCAGAATGAAGCACAGAGACATCAATTCAGTTTCAATGCTTGGATTGGACTCTACAATGACATCAACAGCTGGTGCTGGTCCATGGGGAATTTTACAGTGGGAAGCACAAGATGGCATTCCGGTGAACCTGACAACAATGGTGGACATCAAGAGTGTGGTGCGATAACGCCTGTGGGTTTGTCAGACATTTCCTGTACTGCACTATTCccttctgtttgttttgatggTACGAATCTACATATTGCTCACCctttttgctatttttaagtgggaaatgttgttttgttataaaaattgttttttttttattctcacagaAAGTTATCAGaggtatatttaatttaattttagaaacattaacattaatactCACATTTCATCATGTGCTTTTATTCTCACAGTCAGTAAAACTGGAAATCAgaggtacatttacatttctactACTATGTCATGGCTTGAAGCTCAGACCTACTGTAGACAGCATCACACAGACTTGGCCAGCTCAAGAGATGCAACTGAAGACTCAGTTATAAAGGGACTGATATCAGGCTGGACTTGGTTTGGTCTGTTCAGAGACTCCTGGAAGTGGACAGACCAAACCAATTTCTCTACCATCAGATGGATGACTGGAAAACCTGATAATGCCCTAAAGAATGAAAACTGTGGTTATATAAATAACGGTCAGGCTGCTGATGCTCTGTGTTCAGACATAATGCCTTTCTTCTGTTACTCAGGTGagttaataatttattcaggCTTACatttagtcaaattaaaatgaGTCCACAACTGTATGATgaattgtgtgttattgtttgtgtttctgcattTAGATATCAAGGTACAACAAACACTAAGAGTGAAGGTTCGATCTGATAAGGATGTGAATGATCCTGCAGTGATGACGGCCATCTTGGAGCAGGTGGGTCTCATCCTCCACAAGACT
Protein-coding regions in this window:
- the LOC113642206 gene encoding macrophage mannose receptor 1-like, translated to MSWLEAQTYCRQHHTDLASSRDATEDSVIKGLISGWTWFGLFRDSWKWTDQTNFSTIRWMTGKPDNALKNENCGYINNGQAADALCSDIMPFFCYSDIKVQQTLRVKVRSDKDVNDPAVMTAILEQINQKLKDDLGTENITVKWRKQPDGVVFHKLKEEEKYYIRPGKEAPPSRRESRRVHCPAIPGLQVPRWQVRISCRLAGILPRGMLMGPRE